The DNA window CGCCCAAGGCACCGGCCAAGCCGAAGGACGTACTCGCCGTTCCGGCCCAGTCGGGCACGGGAACGCGCGTCGTCTACTCGCTGGCCGAGCGGCGGGTGTGGCTGGTGAACGGCGCGGGCAAGGCCACCAGGACGTTCCAGGTCGCGCCGAGCACGGTCAGCCCGCCGCCCGGCACGTACGCGGTGGGCTCCCGCTCGGGGGTCATCACCGGCTCCGACGGCGTGGAGGTCGAACACGTCGTACGGTTCGCGACGGTCGAGGGCGTGCCGATCGGCTTCAGCGCCGCGGTCGACGGGACGATTCCGAGCCCGGACCCGAAGAGCAAGACCGGCGGCGTCCGCATGCTGCGCCCCGACGGCGACGCGCTGTGGAGCTTCGCGACGGTCGGCGTGAAGGTCGTAGTCGTCCCGTAAATACGCTCGTAAGAGCTACGCGGCGTCCGTGAAGAGAGCCGGTCGGCGTCCCCGCGCACCAGGCGGCGCGCGCCGCCCCCAGGACAGCTACGCGGCGTCGCGCTGCCGCGCCGTGTGCTCGTCGGCAGGCTCCTCGGGCGCCTCGTCCTCCAGCGGCCGCTCTCTCGGCGGTGTGGAGACCGCTGTGGCTGCCGCGCACGAGGCCAGCAGGTCGTGCATGGAGAGAGGCCGGGTCGCGTCGCGTTCTGAAGCCGGCATGGATGCCTCCTGGGCTCCGGTTGAGCAGGCGTGGTTAGGTAGACCTAACCAGTCTCGGTACCCATGTGACCACGCCCGGCCTCACCGGCGCAACATCTTGCCGACGTCTTGTCGGAACGTACGGACGTCAGACGCCCAGCGCGGCCAGGTCCTCGCCGGCCCAGCGCGCGCCGACGCCGCGCACCGTCACCTGACGCAGCTCGTCGTCGGTGTCCCCCACAGCCCGGTGGATGACCACGTGGAGCCGGTCGTCGGACAGCTCCTCGACCTTCCCGTCACCCCACTCGACCACCACGACCGAGTCCGGCAGCGAGACGTCGAGGTCGAGGTCCTCCATCTCGTCGAGCCCGCCGCCCAGGCGGTACGCGTCGACGTGCACCAGGGCCGGACCGCCGGTCAGCGAGGGGTGGACGCGCGCGATGACGAATGTGGGAGAGGTCACGGCTCCGCGTACCCCGAGTCCCTCGCCGAGCCCGCGCGTCAGCGTCGTCTTGCCCGCGCCGAGCTCGCCGGTGAGCAGCACGAGATCGCCGGGCCGCAGCACTGCGGCGAGCCGGCGCCCGAACTCCTGCATCAGTTCGGGCGTGTGGACGGTGAGAACGGCGGTGACATCAGCCGCCGGGCTGTGCGGTGCTTCCATACGTCCCAACGTTAGCGGCTGCCGGTACGGCGCCGACCCGCGCCAGCAGGTCCGCGAGCCGGTCGGTGACCACCTCGGGGTGCTCCAGCATGACCAGATGGCCGGCGTCCGGCACTATCACCAGTTCGGCATCGGGCAGCAGGTCCGCGATGCCCTCGCTGTGCTCGCTGGGCGTCACCAGATCCTTGTCGCCCGCGAGCACGAGCACCGGCACCTCGGCGAAGATCTCCAGCGCCTCCGCCTTGTCGTGATCGGTAAACGCCGGATAGAACTCCGCGACCACGTCGATCGGTGTCCCCTCGATCAGCCGCTCCGCGAACCGCGCGACCGCCGGGTCCACGTCCTTGGAGCCGAACGAGTACCGCTTGATCAGCCCGGCGAACAGGTCCGCCGTGGCCCGCCGTCCGCGCTCGACGATCTCCGCCTGCGTACCGAGGGCCCGCAGCACACGCGGCAGGACCCGGCGTACGGCGTTCACGCCCGCCACCGGCAGCCCGAAATTGACCTCGCCGAGCCTCCCCGACGACGTACCGACGAAAACAGCGCCCACGACCCGCTCACGGATGAGCTCCGGGTACTGGTCGGCCAGGGCCATCACCGTCATGCCGCCCATCGAGTGCCCCACCAGGACCAGCGGTCCCTCGGGCGCGGCCGCGTCGATGACGGCTCTGAGATCGCGGCCCAGCTGCTCGATGTCGACCGCGACACCGCGCCCCTGGGCCGCGCCGCGCGCCGAGCGGCCGTGGCTGCGCTGGTCCCAGTGCACGGTCCGTACGACACCCCGCAGCGCCGCCCGCTGGAAGTGCCACGAGTCCTGGCTCAGGCAGAAGCCGTGGCTGAAGACGACGGTGACCGGAGCCGGCGTGCGGCGCCCGAAGAGCCGGCGCCGGCGAGGACCGGACGAGGCGCCGTCCGCCTCCACCTCGTCCACTTCGTAGTAGATCTCGGTCCCGTCGTCGGCCACGGCCTGCCCCGGCATTCCGCGCAGAGCTCCGTACGGTCCGGAGGCGTCCAGCGCCAGCCGCGCCTTCTTCCGCATGCCGCGTCCGACGGTCAGCCGCTCCAGAGCGACACCGGCGGCGGCGCCCGCCGCGACCACACCTATCGCGGTGCCGGCCACACCCGCCCGGCGCCAGTTGCCGACGGCGGTGGTCGCGGCCTCTGCCGCCACCTCCGCCACGCCGGGCGCGCTGCTCTCGCTCACGGTGCCGCTCTCCTAGCTGTCGGGGTCCTCGTTCACATAGACGCGTGGTACCCGCGATCCGATGCGGGTGACAATCTCGTACGCGATCGTGCCCGCGGCCTGCGCCCAGTCCTCGGCGGTCGGCTCCCCCCGGTCGCCCGGACCGAACAGCACCGCCTCGTCCCCCGGCTCCACCGTGTCACCGCCGAGGTCGACCACGAACTGGTCCATGGCGACCCGCCCGGCGACCCGCCGCCACTTGCCGCCGACGAGCACGGGCCCGGTGCCGGAGGCGTGGCGCGGAATGCCGTCGGCGTACCCGACGGGGATCAGCCCGAGCGTCGTCTCCCGCGCCGTTACGTAGTGGTGCCCGTAACTGACGCCGTGGCCCTCCGGCACCCGCTTGACCAGCGCCACCGACGCGGCGAGCGTCATGACGGGCCGCAGCCCGAAGTCGGCGGGCGTGCCGAGTTCGGGGCTCGGGGAGACGCCGTACATGGCGATGCCGGTCCGTACGAGATCGAAGTGCGTGCCGGGCAGGGTCAGCGTCGCGGGTGAGTTGGCGATGTGCCGGACCTCGGGCTCGGCCCCGGCCTTCTCGGCGTAGTCGACGAGGTCCCGGAAAACGCCGAGCTGGACATCGATCGAGGGGTGCCCGGGCTCGTCGGCACAGGCGAAGTGCGACCAAAGGCCGGTGACCCGGACCTCGTCCGCCTCCAGGGCGTGGCGCACCAGCTCGGGCCAGTCGGCCGGCTGGCACCCGTTGCGCCCGAGGCCGGTGTCGGCCTTCAGCTGTACGCGGGCGACCTGCCCGGCGGAACGCGCCGCCTCCACCACTTCGCGCAGCGCCCACATCCCGCTCACGGACACGTCGATGCCGGCCTCGATGGCCTCGCGCCACGGCCCGCCGGGGGTCCACAGCCAGCACATCAGCGGCCCGTCGAACCCGGCGGCGCGCAGAGCCAGAGCCTCTTCGGGCGTCGCCGTCCCCAGCCAGGTCGCCCCCGCGTCGAGGGCCGCGCGGGCACACCGCACAGCGCCGTGGCCGTACGCGTCCGACTTCACCACGGCCATCAACTGGGCCCCCGCGGCGCGGGCACGCAAAGCCCGCACGTTGGCTCGCAGGGCCGCCAGGTCGATCTCGGCGCGGGCTCGCATGGGGGTATGGCTCATCGCGGTCATCGCGCCAAGTGTCTCAGAGCCGTACGACAGCCACGGGTCGCCTCCCGCACCGGCGCCGCGCTCGTCCACTCGCCTTCCCGCCGGACGGGGGCCGGGGGTCCGACGAGG is part of the Streptomyces agglomeratus genome and encodes:
- a CDS encoding alpha/beta fold hydrolase, with product MSESSAPGVAEVAAEAATTAVGNWRRAGVAGTAIGVVAAGAAAGVALERLTVGRGMRKKARLALDASGPYGALRGMPGQAVADDGTEIYYEVDEVEADGASSGPRRRRLFGRRTPAPVTVVFSHGFCLSQDSWHFQRAALRGVVRTVHWDQRSHGRSARGAAQGRGVAVDIEQLGRDLRAVIDAAAPEGPLVLVGHSMGGMTVMALADQYPELIRERVVGAVFVGTSSGRLGEVNFGLPVAGVNAVRRVLPRVLRALGTQAEIVERGRRATADLFAGLIKRYSFGSKDVDPAVARFAERLIEGTPIDVVAEFYPAFTDHDKAEALEIFAEVPVLVLAGDKDLVTPSEHSEGIADLLPDAELVIVPDAGHLVMLEHPEVVTDRLADLLARVGAVPAAANVGTYGSTAQPGG
- the tsaE gene encoding tRNA (adenosine(37)-N6)-threonylcarbamoyltransferase complex ATPase subunit type 1 TsaE, which translates into the protein MEAPHSPAADVTAVLTVHTPELMQEFGRRLAAVLRPGDLVLLTGELGAGKTTLTRGLGEGLGVRGAVTSPTFVIARVHPSLTGGPALVHVDAYRLGGGLDEMEDLDLDVSLPDSVVVVEWGDGKVEELSDDRLHVVIHRAVGDTDDELRQVTVRGVGARWAGEDLAALGV
- the alr gene encoding alanine racemase gives rise to the protein MSHTPMRARAEIDLAALRANVRALRARAAGAQLMAVVKSDAYGHGAVRCARAALDAGATWLGTATPEEALALRAAGFDGPLMCWLWTPGGPWREAIEAGIDVSVSGMWALREVVEAARSAGQVARVQLKADTGLGRNGCQPADWPELVRHALEADEVRVTGLWSHFACADEPGHPSIDVQLGVFRDLVDYAEKAGAEPEVRHIANSPATLTLPGTHFDLVRTGIAMYGVSPSPELGTPADFGLRPVMTLAASVALVKRVPEGHGVSYGHHYVTARETTLGLIPVGYADGIPRHASGTGPVLVGGKWRRVAGRVAMDQFVVDLGGDTVEPGDEAVLFGPGDRGEPTAEDWAQAAGTIAYEIVTRIGSRVPRVYVNEDPDS